In the Podospora bellae-mahoneyi strain CBS 112042 chromosome 4, whole genome shotgun sequence genome, one interval contains:
- a CDS encoding hypothetical protein (EggNog:ENOG503PY7S; COG:S) — MPPPVAPSYPESELESESESESDGVSDSESESSDDSIDNDLLKIEDFSDSANGTISHVLGRLSDNPKRKAEYDQDGDFPSRSKRLLTSAHNVSSSSTPGAYTNGSMHARQSFAAPFIEQPTQFPCFDLLEKTFPQHRPIQMRTFPFFRWLCRQPVKRIPAVSLRWNNKKTQNMPSFMMQACGDVLPRKQACERCAEMKGPYNECVVINDAEFGKYTGGSCANCWYGKLGSSCTLRTGVTNSSAHLTSPPPPASTATAANPPLHPSFAAAVQGTETPVLHPRFATILETNNPTTQAPPSQGQPPALSPALSSLATSVAITTNLVQLWENRYRNMTPEKLIEAYEHLQEMQQDLNTRTQAIHRVILGGLKDAMNVSKRNESSSTGES; from the exons ATGCCCCCACCAGTAGCACCGTCTTATCCAGAATCAGAATTAGAATCAGAATCAGAATCAGAATCAGACGGTGTTTCTGACTCCGAGTCCGAGTCCTCCGATGATAGCATTGACAATGATCTTCTCAAAATCGAAGACTTTTCAGATTCAGCCAACGGCACCATCTCACATGTGCTGGGCAGGCTCTCTGACAACCCCAAACGAAAAGCCGAATATGATCAGGACGGAGACTTCCCATCAAGATCCAAGAGGCTTTTAACTTCGGCTCACAATGTctcgtcttcctcaacccctggCGCCTACACCAATGGCTCCATGCATGCGCGCCAAAGCTTTGCGGCACCTTTCATCGAACAACCCACACAGTTCC CATGTTTCGACCTGTTGGAAAAGACATTTCCCCAGCACAGACCCATACAGATGAGAACATTTCCGTTCTTCCGCTGGCTATGCCGACAACCCGTGAAAAGAATCCCGGCTGTAAGCTTGCGTTggaacaacaaaaaaacccaaaacaTGCCCTCTTTCATGATGCAGGCTTGTGGCGATGTCTTGCCTCGCAAGCAGGCTTGCGAGCGGTGCGCCGAGATGAAGGGGCCCTACAACGAATGTGTCGTCATCAACGATGCCGAGTTCGGGAAATACACTGGCGGGTCTTGTGCCAATTGTTGGTATGGGAAGCTTGGGTCATCGTGTACGCTACGTACCGGAGTTACTAACA GCAGTGCCCATctaacatcaccaccacctccagcatcgacagccacagcagcaaaccCACCGCTTCACCCCAGCTTTGCCGCTGCCGTGCAGGGTACCGAAACACCTGTTCTTCACCCTCGCTTCGCGACTATTCTAGAAAcgaacaaccccaccacgcAAGCACCGCCGTCACAAGGCCAACCACCGGCATTATCGCCTGCTCTGTCCTCACTCGCTACTTCGGTGGCGATCACGACAAACCTGGTTCAGCTGTGGGAGAACAGATACCGCAACATGACGCCTGAAAAGCTGATCGAGGCCTATGAACATCTGCAGGAAATGCAGCAGGACCTCAACACTAGGACTCAAGCAATACACCGCGTCATTTTGGGCGGGCTGAAGGATGCGATGAATGTGAGTAAGCGGAATGAGAGCAGTTCTACGGGAGAGAGTTGA